In Microbulbifer elongatus, the DNA window TTGCCAACTATTACTTTCAGGCCGAGCGCACCAAAGATGCCGGGGTTGCCGCACGGGCCACCCGCATAGCCCGCTACCTGAATGCTCGCCGCGCCGCTCTGCGCTCGGCGGTGCTCTGGGTCGAACTCGAACCGGAAAGTGCCGAAGCCCAGCTGGCCGCCACAGCGGAGCTGACGCTCGCCGGCAAACTGGATGAAGCACTGCACCACGCGGAACGCGCGCTCGAACTGGGTGGTGATGCGCCACTCCAGTCCGTTGCCGCCACTGCCGTTGACAACGAAGAGCTGGCAGCAAAAGTGCTGCCGGAATTCCAGCGCCTTTCGCAAAAGTATCCAGGCAATTCTGAAGTTTCCCTGGCCCTTGCCATGGTGCTACGTGCCAATAACCGCTCGGAAGAAGCACTTCAGGTAACCCGCCAGGTACAGGAACGCGACCCGGCCAACCTGGACGCCCCGCTACTGGAATCCCACGCACTGATCGATATGGGGCGTGAACGGGAAGCGCAACGCCTGCTGGAAAACCTGGTGGAGCTGTATCCCAAAGAGAGCCGTCTGCGACTGCAGTATGCGCGATTGCTGATACGCCAGGACCTCGAGCTGGCTGAAGCGCAGTTCGCAGAACTGGTAAAGCAGCGCCCCAATGACAGCAATCTGATTCTGTCCCTGGCTCTGATCCATTACGAAACAAAACAGTTCGACGACGCAAAGCCTCTGCTGGAAACCTTACTGGCTCAGGAAGAGCACGAATCCGCCGCACACTTTTATCTGGCCGGAATCGCGGAGCAGTCTGCTGACCCGCAGCAGGCTGTCACCCATTACCGTATGGTGCGACCGGGCAGCGACTATGTGCAGGCAATCACCCGCGGCACCAGCCTGCTCGCTGCACAGGGGCAAACCGAAGCGGTAAACCAGTGGTTTGCAGAACTGCGACAACGCCACCCAACACAGGTGGAACAGTTCTATCTGCTGGAGACCGAACTGCTGACCAAACACGGATACCTGCCGGAGGCACAGACACTTCTGGGCAATGCCATTGCAGAAAACGAGGACAGCAACCGCCTGATTTATGCACACGCGATGACCAGTGAACAACTGGGAGATTTGGCAAAATTTGAACAGGGTTTACGCAAGCTGTTGTCTCGTGACCCGGATAATGCGAATCTCCTGAATACGTTGGGTTACAAACTGCTCTCTTACGACGACCGCCTGGAAGAAGCGCTGGAATTAATCACCAGAGCCCTGGAGATCAGCCCCGATGATCCCGCGATCATCGATAGCATGGGCTGGGCGCACCATCGCCTGGGTAATCACTCCGAAGCGGTGCAATACCTGCAGAAAGCCCTGAGCCTGTTACAGGATCCAGAAATCGCTGCGCATCTGGGTGAAGCGCTTTGGGCACAGGGCGATCGCCAGCAGGCGATGCAGGTATGGGAGCAGGGATTGCAGAAACACCCGGAAAGTAAACTTATCCCAGAAGCCATGCAGCGGCTGCAGGACCAACAAAGACTGGAACAGCATGTTACGGAAAGCTGACGTTCTCACTCCTTTATATCGTTCAACCCATCAGCCACAGGGCGCACATCGCGCCCTGAAATTTGTCGGTGCAGTATTGCTGCTGACACTTGCTGCGTGCAGCGCGCAAAAACCACAGCCTCAGCAACCGAGCGAACCGGCCGCTCATCAGCCGTCTTCCGCTGCGGCGCTGCAGCGCTGGGAAGCCAAAGGCAAAATGGGCGTGCGTTCGCCGAAAGAAAGTGGCAGTGCCAACCTGGTCTGGCAGCAGGCTGACAGGGCCAATTACCGCATTCACTTGAGCGGTCCCCTCGGCGCCGGCGCAACATCAATCAGCGGCTCCCCGGGCGGCGTCAGCCTGCAGCGGGGCAACGACCCGGCGGTTTTCGCCTCAGACCCCGCGCAGTTAACAGAGCAGATCATGGGATGGCCGCTGCCAGTCTCCGAAATGTTTTACTGGGTGCGCGGCCTGGCAGCCCCCGGCGCGGTGAGCGGCCAGCGCAAGAACGCCCAGGGGTTGATGCAGAGCCTGCAACAGTCGGGGTGGGCCCTGGAATTTACGGGCTACCAGTCTGTTGGCCCCTATAAATTGCCCGGCAAAATCAAGGCATCCACCACTAATGCCGCGGGCCCGGTCAGCGTCACCCTGGTGATCAAGGAGTGGAGCCCGCGATAACGCACCTTGAGCACATCGCCCTGCGCGACAAGACTCACAAATGAACGGGCGGCTGCTAAACTGGCCGCCCGTTTTTTATGAATCCTCTTAAATGGCCACCCAGACGCTCACCCTTACCGCCCCAGCCAAACTCAATCTGATGCTGCGTATCCTCGGACGCCGCGCCGATGGCTATCACGAATTGCAAACGGTTTTCCAATTGCTGGATTTTGGTGACAGCCTGGTTTTTCGCGCCAGCGATGACCATCGGATCCACCTCCACTGCCCCGGGGTCGACGTATCGCCTGAACAGAACCTGGTGTATCGGGCGGCCGCCCTCCTTCGACAGGCCAGCGGTAATACGGCTCTTGGGGCGCATATTTCCGTTGAAAAACGCCTGCCCGCCGGCGGCGGAATCGGCGGCGGCAGCAGCGACGCAGCGACCACCCTGTTGGGGTTGAATCATCTGTGGCAGTGCGGATATGACCTGAATGCACTGGCTGAACTGGGCCGCCAACTGGGTGCGGACGTTCCGGTGTTTGTGCGCGGCCGCTCGGCATTTGCCGAAGGCGTCGGCGAACAATTGACCACTGTATCCATAGAGCCCCGCTGGTATCTGGTGCTGACACCCGCGTGCCATGTAAGCACGGTAACGCTTTTTTCCGATCCGCGTTTGACAAGAGATTCCGCCGCAATTACATTAGCGGCCCTTCGCGACAGGCGGCTGAACACACACTGGCTCGATACCTATGCCGGTAACGATTTTCAGCCATTAGTAGAAGACCTCTACCCCGAGGTGCGGCAGGCCAGAGAGTGGCTTGCGCAACATGCCAAGGCATTTCTGACAGGGACCGGCGCTTGTGTATTCGCCGGATTCGAATCAGAAAGCGCGGCGCAGGCAGTATTTAATGCACGGCCTGAAGGGTGGAAAGGTTTTGTTGCCAAAGGAGTGGATGAATCACTCGCTCACCGGCAACTCGCGAAATTTGCAGCAACGGTCTAGATTGACTATCTGCAACATTGCTGGGGTGTAGCCAAGCGGTAAGGCAGCGGGTTTTGATCCCGTCATGCGAAGGTTCGAATCCTTCCACCCCAGCCACATTTCCTTTTTTATAGGTATCCCAACCTCGCGGATACAGACGGAGCCTCCGGCCCTGCCGGAACACGCCTTAACCAGATACTTGCACCAATGGTCGCCCAATGAAACGGCATCACACTACCCTGCAAGCAGTTCTCGCTCCGAAACTCACCTGAATTTCACTACTATCCTCTACTCCCAACGAAAAAGGTACTCGCAGTGGCTGACTTAATGGTCTTCACCGGCAACGCAAACCCGGAACTGGCACAAAAGGTTGTTGAGCATATGGCGATACCGCTGGGAGAGGCGGTGGTCAAGCGCTTTTCCGACGGTGAGATCGCCGTGGAAATCACCGACAATGTGCGCGGCCGCGATGTCTTCGTGGTGCAGTCCACCTGCCAGCCCACCAACCGCAACATCATGGAACTGATCCTGCTGGTGGACGCCCTGCGCCGTGCCTCCGCCGGCCGTATCACCGCGGTAGTGCCTTACTTCGGCTACGCCCGCCAGGATCGCCGTGTACGCTCCCAGCGTGTACCGATTTCCGCCAAGGTTGTGGCCGACATGATGGTGAGCGTGGGCATCGACCGCGTTCTGACCGTCGACCTCCACGCCGAGCAGATCCAGGGCTTTTTCGACGTACCTGTGGATAACGTCTACGGCTCCTCCGTACTGCTGGACGACATCGAGCGCCAGGGTTACGAAGATCTGGTGGTAGTTTCCCCGGACATCGGCGGTGTTGTGCGCGCCCGCGCTGTGGCCAAGAGCCTCGATTGTGACCTGGCGATTATCGACAAACGTCGCCCGGCCGCCAATGTGGCGGAAGTGATGAATATCATCGGTGAAGTCAGCGGCCGCACCTGCCTGCTGGTGGACGATATGGTGGACACCGCCGGCACCCTGTGCAACGCCGCCGCAGCGCTGAAGGATCACGGCGCCAAGAAAGTGGTCGCCTACTGTACCCACCCGGTACTGTCCGGCAAGGCCATCGATAATCTGAACAATTCGGTAATGGATGAACTGGTAGTCACTGATTCCATCCCCCTGGGCGACAAAATGGAGAAGGCACCGAAGATCCGTCAGCTGACCCTTTCCGCGATGCTGGCCGAGTCCATGCGTCGCATCAGTAACGAGGAATCCCTGTCGGC includes these proteins:
- a CDS encoding tetratricopeptide repeat protein; the encoded protein is METGGPTRHHRPLRFAATAASIAILCACSQQPHQSSESGQADWQSAWEAEASTAPAPAPAKSAEEGNPAGPRAQDTASETSPKAEEAVADNKSKPFPIETFYTLLVAEVAGNREQYDLALANYYFQAERTKDAGVAARATRIARYLNARRAALRSAVLWVELEPESAEAQLAATAELTLAGKLDEALHHAERALELGGDAPLQSVAATAVDNEELAAKVLPEFQRLSQKYPGNSEVSLALAMVLRANNRSEEALQVTRQVQERDPANLDAPLLESHALIDMGREREAQRLLENLVELYPKESRLRLQYARLLIRQDLELAEAQFAELVKQRPNDSNLILSLALIHYETKQFDDAKPLLETLLAQEEHESAAHFYLAGIAEQSADPQQAVTHYRMVRPGSDYVQAITRGTSLLAAQGQTEAVNQWFAELRQRHPTQVEQFYLLETELLTKHGYLPEAQTLLGNAIAENEDSNRLIYAHAMTSEQLGDLAKFEQGLRKLLSRDPDNANLLNTLGYKLLSYDDRLEEALELITRALEISPDDPAIIDSMGWAHHRLGNHSEAVQYLQKALSLLQDPEIAAHLGEALWAQGDRQQAMQVWEQGLQKHPESKLIPEAMQRLQDQQRLEQHVTES
- the lolB gene encoding lipoprotein insertase outer membrane protein LolB, yielding MLRKADVLTPLYRSTHQPQGAHRALKFVGAVLLLTLAACSAQKPQPQQPSEPAAHQPSSAAALQRWEAKGKMGVRSPKESGSANLVWQQADRANYRIHLSGPLGAGATSISGSPGGVSLQRGNDPAVFASDPAQLTEQIMGWPLPVSEMFYWVRGLAAPGAVSGQRKNAQGLMQSLQQSGWALEFTGYQSVGPYKLPGKIKASTTNAAGPVSVTLVIKEWSPR
- the ispE gene encoding 4-(cytidine 5'-diphospho)-2-C-methyl-D-erythritol kinase, producing MLRILGRRADGYHELQTVFQLLDFGDSLVFRASDDHRIHLHCPGVDVSPEQNLVYRAAALLRQASGNTALGAHISVEKRLPAGGGIGGGSSDAATTLLGLNHLWQCGYDLNALAELGRQLGADVPVFVRGRSAFAEGVGEQLTTVSIEPRWYLVLTPACHVSTVTLFSDPRLTRDSAAITLAALRDRRLNTHWLDTYAGNDFQPLVEDLYPEVRQAREWLAQHAKAFLTGTGACVFAGFESESAAQAVFNARPEGWKGFVAKGVDESLAHRQLAKFAATV
- a CDS encoding ribose-phosphate pyrophosphokinase; its protein translation is MVFTGNANPELAQKVVEHMAIPLGEAVVKRFSDGEIAVEITDNVRGRDVFVVQSTCQPTNRNIMELILLVDALRRASAGRITAVVPYFGYARQDRRVRSQRVPISAKVVADMMVSVGIDRVLTVDLHAEQIQGFFDVPVDNVYGSSVLLDDIERQGYEDLVVVSPDIGGVVRARAVAKSLDCDLAIIDKRRPAANVAEVMNIIGEVSGRTCLLVDDMVDTAGTLCNAAAALKDHGAKKVVAYCTHPVLSGKAIDNLNNSVMDELVVTDSIPLGDKMEKAPKIRQLTLSAMLAESMRRISNEESLSAMFRS